The Ammospiza caudacuta isolate bAmmCau1 chromosome 34, bAmmCau1.pri, whole genome shotgun sequence DNA window GCACTCACCcaggggacaccttggggacaccttggggacaccttggggacagtggcactcacccaggggacaccttggggacactttggggacactctggggccctctggggacagtggcactcACCCAGGGGACACTCTGAGGACAGTGGCACTCACCcaggggacaccttggggacaccttggggacagtggcactcacccaggggacaccctggggacaccttggggacagcgGCACTCACCcaggggacaccttggggacaccttggggacaccttggggacagcgGCACTCACCcaggggacaccctggggacaccttggggacagcgGCACTCACCcaggggacaccttggggacaccttggggacaccttggggacagcgGCACTCACCcaggggacaccttggggaccctttggggacaccttggggacagcgGCACTCACCCAGGGGGCGCCACCGCCCCTCGGGGGGCTCCAGCCCCCGCagcggccgcagccccggctccaGCTCGGCCCCGAGCGTCCGGCGCAGGGGGCGCCCCCCGGCCAGGGCCAGCAGCGCCCCCAGGGCCGCCCCGGGGTCACCCTCGAGCGTGGCGGCCAgcctggggggacacgggggtcaCACGGGGGTCACCCGGGGGTCACACGGGGGTCACCCGGGGTCGCCCggggtcaggggtcactcaCCCGGCCAGGCGCTGCCCCCGCCGgggcccccccagccccgcccagGCCtcggccgccgctgccgccgccgccacgGCCACGGCCACGTCCGAGCCGTCCCCGGAGGGCACCGCGGCCACCACGCGGCCTGGGGACACAACAGGGGACGGACACTGAGCGCTGCACACCGACCCCGAGCCGTCCCCGGAGGGCACCGCGGCCACCATCCGGCCTGGGGACACAACAGGGGACGGACACTGACCGCTGCACGCCGACCCCAAACCCCGACCCTGAGCCCACCCCCATGACCCTGCCCCAATCCctgaccctgctctgccccagtgaccccaaacccgTGACCTTGaccccaatccctgtcccctgtgtgtccccaatccctgtccctgtccctcagtgtcccctgtgtgtccccaatccctgtccctgtccctcagtgtcccctgtgtgtccccaatccctgtccctgtccctcagtgtcccctgtgtgtccccagtccctgtccctcagtgtcccctgtgtgtccccagtccctgtccccgtgtgtcccctgtccctcagtgtcccctgtgtgtccccaatccctgtccctcagtgtcccctcggtgtccccaatccctgtccctcagtgtcccctgtgtgtccctgtccccgtaCCCGTGGTTGCCTCGCGGCACTCGAggctctccctgtcccctgtgcatcccctgtccctcagtgtcccctgtgtgtccccagtccctgtcccctgtgtgtcccctgtccctgtccctgtcccctcggtgtcccctgtgtgtccccaatccctgtccctgtcccctcggtgtcccctgtgtgtccccagtccctgtcccctgtgcgTCCCCTGTCCCTcggtgtcccctgtgtgtccccaatccctgtccctcggtgtcccctgtgtgtccccaatccctgtccctgtcccctcggtgtccccggTCGCTGTCCCCGTACCCGTGGTGGCCTCGCGGCACTCGAGGCTCTCCCTCCCCTCGGGTCTCAGCCAGGTCCCGTTCACGAAGTGTCCGAGGCTGCGCCCGTGGGACTCCAGCCACgcctgggggacaggggggacacaATGGGAgccctccccaggaccccccccccagcacagcccgagacccctctgggaccccccgggacccccccagccccggcccagccctCCCCACACCCCCAAGCGACCTTGGGCCCACGGGGGGACTTTGACCCCGACGCACCCACGGCACCCCGGGCTCCCCCCGGGaccgggacccccccaggaccccacCAGAACTCCCCTATCCTCACGGGAccccccaaagccaccccaattcccccccggtgcctcccccagccccattatttccctcgggaccccccccagacccctcccgAGTCTTGAGGAAGATCCCTAGAGCCCCCCGAGACCGCCCCGGACTCTGAGGgaacccccagaacccccccggagacccccaggacccccccggAGCACCCTCACagcccccccaggacccccaggggGACCCCCAGGGCCGCCCTCACCTCGCCCGGGTTGGGCCCGCCGGGGATCGGCCCCTCCTCCATGGTGGCGAAGATTTCGGGGACCGAGGGAGCCCCGAGGGCCGCCAGAGCCGCCATCACCGCCGAGCAACCACCGAGACGGGCGGGGCGGGCCAGAGCGGCCCCGGAAACCACCGAGATTCGCCGGAAGTGGCCAGAGCGGCACCGGAACCACCGAGATTTCCCGGAAGTGGCCAGAGTGGCACAGGAACCACAGAGACTGAGTGGAAGTAGCCAGAGCGGCACCGCAACCACCAAGACTGAGCGGAAGTGGCCAGAGCGGCATCGGAAGCACCGAGACTTGCCGGAAGTGGCCAGAGGGGCACCGGAACCTCCAAGACTCACCAGGAGTGGCCAGAGCGGCCTCGAAACCATTGAGATTTACCGGAAATGGCTGGAGCGGCACCGGAACAACCGAGACTGGGCGGAAGTTGCCCGAGCTGCCTCGGTAACCATGGGGACGGGTCCGCGCCGGAagcggaagtggcggaaggtGCAGGCGCGGTGAGGGCGGCCCGGGGGGGCCCGGAGCGGTTTCGGGGCTCCCGGGGTGTCCCGGGCGGTTCCCGGGGGGTCCCGGAGCTCTCGCTTCCCTCAGGCCATGGCGGACCCGTCGCTGCTCTCGGCCGAGCTGGAGGcggacgaggaggaggaggcggcggcgctgcggcggctgctgctgcaggtggggcCCGGTCCCGGCGCCGGTTccgctcccggtgccggtgccggttcTGACCCTCCCGGTTCCCGCAGGTGGCCCCGGACCCTGAGGAGTTGCCgagcgccggccccgcccgggCCGTGACCCCGCAGCCGGGTACGGGGGCtcgggtggattttggggggctcgcgtgggttttgggggggctcccttggatttggggggggggggggggggggctctATTGGATTCCTCTCTCCTCAGGTCCGAGGGTCAAGACGCGCGAGGCGGGCGGGGGTCCCGAGgtgcatttttgggggggattttgggggtctctatTGCGTTTCTCTCCGCCAGGTTTCTGTGTGAAGACGCGCGAGGCGGGCGGGGGTCCCAAGGtgcattttggggggggattttgggggtctctatTGCGTTTCTCTCCGCCAGGTTTCTGTGTGAAGACGCGCGAGGCGGGCGGGGGTCCCGAGGtgcattttgggggggattttgggggtctctatTGTATTTTTCTTCGCCAGGTTTCTGTGTGAAGACGCGCGAGGCGGGCGGGGGTCCCAAGGtgcattttgggggggattttgggggtctctatGGTATTTTTCTTCGCCAGGGTTCTGTGTGAAGACGCGCGAGGCGGGCGGGGGTCCCAAGGTGTTCCTCAACGTTTGCCACTCGCCCGAGgtgccgcccccgccgcccgtGCCccccccggggctgcagcagctcctgcgggacccccccggccccggcggctCCTTCCGCATCCCCATGAGCCTGGGGGAGCCGCACGCCGAGCTGGACCGAGgtcagggacccctccccaaaatacccccccGCCccggagacccctccccagaaTACAGCCCCGACCCCGGTGTGACCCCGCAGGGGGAAGGGGCTGCACGGCCTACGACGTGGTGGTGAACTCGGCCTTCTTCGGGACGCtcaaggtggggctgggggccctaaatggggtctgggggcatcaaatggggtctgggggctcgtGGGGGTGAACTCGGGGTTCAAGAGGCTCAAGGTGGGGCGTCTGGGGGCtccttggggggctcagggtgtgAATTGGGTTTGGGGTCTCTTTGGTGAGGGCTCAGGGTGTGAATTGGGTTTGGGGGGGAGCTCAGAGTGtgaattgggtctgggggctccttggggggctcagggtgtgaattgggtttgggggggagctcagggtgtgaatggggtctggggtctctTTGGTGAGGGCTCAGGGTGtgaattgggtctggggtctctttGGTGAGGGCTCAGGGTGtgaattgggtctggggtctctttGGTGAGAGTTCAGGGTGtgaattgggtctggggtctccagGCTGACCCCCTGTACCTGGAGTTCTTCCTGACCGTGGCCCTGGAGGGGCTCTCGGACAAGTACGGGGTGGAGCTGGAGCTCACCGGTGAGTCTGGGGGCTCCGGGggggagacccctccccaaattaccccTGACCacccgggacccctccccacaatAACCCGGGACCCCTCCCTAAATTACCGCtgacccccccgggacccctccccgcAATAACCCGGGACCCCTCCCTAAATTACCGGTgaccccctgggacccctccccacaataacccgggacccctccccaaattaccggtgaccccccgggacccctccccgcAATAACCCGGGACCCCTCCCTAAATTACCGCTgaccccctgggacccctccccaaattgccCCAGGCTGGCGCGTGCTGCGGAACCGGCGCtgcccgggacccccgggacccctccccacaataacccgggacccctccccacaatAACCCGGGATCTCTCCCCACAATAacccgggacccctccccacaataacccgggacccctccccacaataacccgggacccctccccaattgCCAGGCTGGCACGTGCTGCGGAACCGGCGCtgcccgggacccctccccacaataacccgggacccctccccacaataacccgggacccctccccgaTTGCCAGGCTGGCGCGTGCTGCGGAACCGGCGCTGCCTCGGCTCCATCGCGGCCCAGAACATCCGGGCGCGGCCCCAGCCCCGCATCCAGGAGCTGCCGGGGTGagcgggacccctccccaaattaaccaaaatatccctgagacccccgggaccctccccaaataccccccagccccagccccgcatCCAGGAGCTGCCGGGGTGagcgggacccctccccaaataccCTGAGACCCTTCCCCGAAATGCCCCGGGATCCCCCGGCCTGACCCCAGCCCCGCAtccaggagctgccgggctgacggggacccccgggacccctccccaaaagcCGCGGAGACCCCCGGGCCCCCCCCATTCGTGGTCGTGGCCTCGCCCTCGGCTCAGGAGCCGCGGGAGCTGCAGGCGAGGgtgcacctgggacaggtggggGGCAATGGGGATACTGGGGGGGCaatggggggactgggggggactgggggggcaatggggatactggggggaactggggggggcaatggggggactgggggggcaATGGAGAtactggggggaactggggggggcaatggggggactgggggggcaatggggatactgggggggcaatggggatactgggggggactgggggggcaatggggatactggggggactgggggggcagtggggatactgggggggactgggatcGGAACTGAAGGGAACTGAGGGAAACTGGGATGGGAACTGGGGGGGGCTGGGATAAGAACTGGGGCggactggggatactgggggggcaatggggatactgggggggactgggggggcaGTGGGGATACTGGAGGAGCCTGGGATGGAAACTGAAGggaactggggatactgggggcaactgggatgGGAACTGGGTGGGCCTGGGATAAGAACTGGGGGGGCAATGGGGATACTGGGGGGGCAATGGGGATACTGGGGATAACggaagggaactgggatgggaacTGAAGggaactggggatactggggggaactgggacgggaactggggacactgggagggactggggggggaactggggatactggggatactgggggggactgggacgGAACTAGGGTCAAccgggaggagctgggatgggaactgggggtactgggaggggattgggggggacggggagggactggggggcactgggatgagctggggggcattgggggctgtgctgggaggggttTCCACCGtccttgggggggggggggggggtcgggGCCGCAGTGGGCGTGTCCTCACTGCGGCCCCGCCCAGGAGGGGGCGGGCTCTctgtggctggggctgagcgaggagcggctgctgctgctgcgccccgcgccgccgccgggggGCGCTCACGGGGCTCCTCcgggccgccagggggcgctgctggagctggggctgccgcTGCGCATGCGCGCCGACCCCGCGCGGTGCCGCGCGCGCTTCCACCGCCGCTCCAAGGTAACCATGGCAACCGCGGGAGAGGGACACGCCCCCTTCCCGCCGGGGGCACGCCCCCCGCTGACCTGTGGCCACGCCCCCCGCAGGTTCTCACGGTGACGATGCCGCTGCTGCGGGCGTGAGGGACCCCCCGAAAAACCCCCAggagacccccaaaaaacccacccgGGACCCTCCGAAACACCCACACGGGACTCCCCTAAAAAcccacccgggaccccccgaAACACCCACacgggacccccccaaaatcccacccgggaccccccgaAACACCCACACGGGACCCCCCTAAAAAcccacccgggacccccccaaaatctcacaCGGGACCCCTCTAAAAACCCACccgggaacccccaaaatcccacccgggacccccccaaaatctcacaCGGGACCCCTCTAAAAACCCACccgggaacccccaaaatcccacccgggaccccccgaAACGCCCACACGGGACCTCCTGAAACACCCACCCGGGACCCCCGTAAAATCCCACCCGGGACCCCCCTAAAATcccacccgggaccccccgaAACACCCACACGGGACCCCCGTAAAAAcccacccgggaccccccgaAACACCCACACGGGATCTCCCAGAAATcccacccgggaccccccagg harbors:
- the PIH1D1 gene encoding PIH1 domain-containing protein 1 isoform X1, with translation MADPSLLSAELEADEEEEAAALRRLLLQVAPDPEELPSAGPARAVTPQPGFCVKTREAGGGPKVFLNVCHSPEVPPPPPVPPPGLQQLLRDPPGPGGSFRIPMSLGEPHAELDRGGRGCTAYDVVVNSAFFGTLKADPLYLEFFLTVALEGLSDKYGVELELTGWRVLRNRRCLGSIAAQNIRARPQPRIQELPGSCRADGDPRDPSPKAAETPGPPPFVVVASPSAQEPRELQARVHLGQEGAGSLWLGLSEERLLLLRPAPPPGGAHGAPPGRQGALLELGLPLRMRADPARCRARFHRRSKVLTVTMPLLRA
- the PIH1D1 gene encoding PIH1 domain-containing protein 1 isoform X2, whose translation is MADPSLLSAELEADEEEEAAALRRLLLQVAPDPEELPSAGPARAVTPQPGFCVKTREAGGGPKVFLNVCHSPEVPPPPPVPPPGLQQLLRDPPGPGGSFRIPMSLGEPHAELDRGGRGCTAYDVVVNSAFFGTLKADPLYLEFFLTVALEGLSDKYGVELELTGWRVLRNRRCLGSIAAQNIRARPQPRIQELPGSCRADGDPRDPSPKAAETPGPPPFVVVASPSAQEPRELQARVHLGQVLTVTMPLLRA